One genomic region from Drosophila busckii strain San Diego stock center, stock number 13000-0081.31 chromosome 3R, ASM1175060v1, whole genome shotgun sequence encodes:
- the LOC108603419 gene encoding transcription factor castor translates to MSNQMELMMQLYMMNLLQQQQQQQQQQQQPQLQLQQQHMTSLAYTQKEDISSSTCLQQQQYQTDQQPEQQQQQQITRTHKRINSNCSSSRSCSPNSNLNLNALQQQQQQTFANTLTTTTPITPNNYNNNNNNTNIAYQLPQMLLSTLSPFTQLMLQQQQQQQQQQHLLTTATTTCNTNLLLTPNTPSCLPQFKSEQFATNNFLQSSTVTSTPIEQTAMTTITEAAAATTTTAAAAASVNVAEQLTAIGVKYEQDYDEEEEEEEDDKPLSSLNSCSSSGLESYSTEKLLLSGTAMQVQDTLSSESPSMYTPVKQPADSSYNSIGEPTSTPVVQSNSLLTPPASASSEQGKSIVSLSTASSLDAFLQNEENLKNLRKVSSYLECENTLCRQETLREHFHCYDEPCQGKILSKKDDIIRHLKWHKKRKESLKLGFARFSSGDDCAPAYGEGCPYNWKQTHYHCVYEHCPKVYVSTSDVQMHANFHRKDSEIVSEGFRRFRAHENCRIEDCPFYGKKISHYHCCREGCNHTFKNKADMDKHKTYHLKDYQLTQDGFKKILKTEQCPFDGCKFSTVCNHIHCVREHCNYILHSSSQMISHKRKHDRQDGEQAYQQFKCKQEDPEEATSLDSSPAAPVPAANLHTANSTPLSSLSAEHFLARKRGRPPKKIQLPADTKRIKLEDNDSNSAAAPVAAPAALPGSSNLFPNLIADATTPNFQLTHLMALFQLQNPLFYQNLYPGVATPQFSNLAAFSAAAAAAAA, encoded by the exons ATGTCGAATCAAATGGAGCTAATGATGCAGCTCTATATGATGaacttgctgcagcagcaacaacaacaacaacaacaacagcagcagccacagctacagctacaacagcaacacatgaCAAGCCTTGCTTATACTCAAAAAGAGGAtattagcagcagcacttgcctgcagcagcagcaataccaAACAGAtcagcagccagagcaacagcaacagcaacaaataacaagAACGCACAAACGAATCAATTCGAATTGTAGTAGTAGCCGTAGTTGTAGTCCCAATAGTAATTTGAATCTGAATgctttacaacaacaacaacaacaaacatttgctAATACACTAACAACAACCACACCGATAACACctaacaactacaacaacaacaacaacaatactaaCATAGCTTATCAATTGCCACAAATGTTGCTCAGCACGCTGTCGCCATTTACACAActaatgttgcaacaacaacagcagcagcaacagcagcaacatttgctgacaacagcaacaacaacatgcaacactAATCTGCTACTAACACCTAACACGcccagctgcttgccacaattcAAGAGCGAGCAGTttgctacaaataattttctacAATCCTCAACAGTGACATCCACGCCCATAGAACAAACagcaatgacaacaataacagaagcagcagcagcaacaacaacaacagcagcagcagcagcatcagttaATGTTGCTGAGCAACTAACGGCAATTGGAGTCAAATATGAGCAGGATTatgatgaggaggaggaggaggaggaggatgatAAGCCTCTCTCCAGCCtaaacagctgcagctcctcggGTCTGGAAAGCTACAGCACCGAGAAGTTGCTGCTCAGCGGCACAGCAATGCAAGTTCAGGACACGCTAAGCAGCGAGTCGCCCAGCATG TACACGCCAGTTAAGCAGCCAGCGGACTCATCCTACAATTCAATTGGCGAGCCGACGTCAACGCCTGTGGTGCAAAGCAATTCGCTTTTGACGCCACCTGCATCCGCGTCCAGTGAGCAGGGCAAGAGCATTGTTAGCTTGAGTACGGCCAGCAGCTTGGATGCCTTTCTGCAGAACGAGGAGAATCTAAAGAATCTGCGCAAGGTCTCCTCCTATCTGGAGTGCGAGAACACGCTCTGTCGCCAGGAGACACTGCGCGAGCATTTTCATTGCTATGATGAGCCCTGCCAGGGCAAGATACTGAGCAAAAAGGATGACATCATCAGGCATCTGAAGTGGCACAAGAAGCGCAAGGAGAGCCTCAAGCTGGGCTTTGCACGCTTCAGCTCCGGCGATGACTGCGCGCCCGCCTATGGCGAGGGCTGTCCCTACAACTGGAAGCAGACGCACTATCATTGCGTCTATGAGCACTGCCCCAAGGTCTATGTGAGCACCAGCGATGTGCAGATGCACGCCAACTTTCATCGCAAGGACTCGGAGATTGTCAGCGAGGGCTTTCGTCGCTTTCGCGCGCACGAGAACTGCCGCATCGAGGATTGCCCCTTCTACGGCAAGAAGATCTCACACTATCATTGCTGTCGCGAGGGCTGCAATCACACGTTCAAGAACAAGGCCGACATGG ACAAGCACAAGACGTATCATCTGAAGGACTATCAGCTGACGCAGGATGGCTTCAAGAAAATACTCAAAACGGAGCAGTGTCCCTTCGACGGCTGCAAGTTCTCCACTGTCTGCAATCACATCCACTGCGTGCGCGAGCACTGCAACTATATTCTGCACTCCAGCAGCCAAATGATTAGCCACAAGCGCAAGCACGATCGCCAGGATGGCGAGCAGGCGTATCAGCAGTTCAAGTGCAAGCAGGAGGATCCAGAGGAGGCCACATCGCTCGATAGCTCACCAGCTGCCCCTGTTCCCGCTGCCAACTTGCATACGGCCAACTCCACGCCGCTCTCCTCGCTCTCCGCTGAGCACTTTCTGGCGCGCAAGCGTGGACGTCCGCCCAAGAAAATT caaCTGCCCGCGGATACGAAGCGCATCAAGCTGGAGGACAACGACAGCAATTCAGCCGCAGCGCCTGTGGCAGCGCCTGCTGCACTGcccggcagcagcaacttgtttcCCAATCTCATAGCTGATGCAACGACGCCAAATTTCCAGCTAACACATCTCATGGCGCTGTTTCAGCTACAGAACCCGCTCTTCTATCAGAATCTCTATCCTGGCGTAGCAACGCCACAGTTTAGCAATCTGGCCGCCTttagcgcagctgcagcggcagcagcagca